The Sagittula sp. P11 genome window below encodes:
- a CDS encoding protein-L-isoaspartate O-methyltransferase — MSDFATRRRMMVDTQVRPSDVTEFPIIEAMLTVPREAFVPRDRIEAAYVSEHVPLGGGRVLLDPRVFAKMLDALDISNDDLVLDVGAGLGYSAAVIARIAEAVVAVEDDDTRASEAQSLLSEHHADNVILHEGPLDAGAAEHGPYDVIIVEGGVETLPETLCDQLKEGGRMAVIFMEGALGTVRVGHKYDGAINWRFAFNGTAPVLPGFTKDEVFAL; from the coding sequence ATGAGCGATTTTGCCACACGACGCCGGATGATGGTCGACACGCAGGTGCGTCCCTCCGACGTGACCGAATTCCCGATCATCGAAGCGATGCTCACCGTCCCGCGCGAAGCCTTCGTGCCGCGTGACCGGATCGAAGCCGCCTATGTCAGCGAGCATGTGCCGCTGGGTGGCGGGCGCGTGCTTCTGGACCCGCGCGTCTTTGCCAAGATGCTGGACGCGCTCGACATTTCCAACGACGACCTCGTGCTCGACGTGGGTGCGGGGCTGGGTTACTCCGCCGCCGTGATCGCCCGCATCGCCGAGGCGGTCGTCGCCGTCGAGGATGACGACACCCGCGCCTCCGAAGCGCAGTCCCTCCTGTCGGAGCACCACGCCGACAACGTGATCCTGCACGAGGGTCCGCTGGACGCCGGTGCCGCCGAACACGGCCCCTACGATGTCATCATCGTCGAGGGCGGGGTGGAGACGCTGCCGGAGACGCTGTGCGACCAGCTCAAGGAAGGCGGCCGCATGGCGGTCATCTTCATGGAAGGCGCGCTCGGCACCGTCCGGGTGGGCCACAAGTACGATGGCGCGATCAACTGGCGCTTCGCGTTCAACGGCACGGCGCCTGTCCTGCCGGGGTTCACGAAGGACGAAGTGTTCGCGCTCTGA
- a CDS encoding TolC family outer membrane protein has protein sequence MLSRLRATCIGGVAAIAVSVATATAGWAETLAETLSYTYIHSGVVEQNRALLRAADEDVAQALASLRPVLNWSGSVRRQYGTAGASGLTSRNITHDATVGLTAEIVLYAGGRNRLALDVAKESVLATRADLLSAEQSILLRAAKAFLGIRESAQTLGLRQNNVRVIRQEVRAARDRFDVGEVTRTDVALAEARLAAAVAALAAAEGSLIQAGEEFHAVVGRDPGNLVTPTSLPSLPASVEEAKRQALQRHPDMHAAQYAVAVQELNILIAKGAMKPSVSLQGTYGVTEEFGNDDFSRGGSVSLQASGPIYQGGALASAVRQAMAGRDQARANLHVVSLTIEQQVGVAYSALRVARANKTSFEEQVRAAETAFRGVREEATLGARTTLDVLDAEQELLDARANLISAQISEFSAAYDVLASLGLMTAEALRLDVPHFDPAAYYNLVKTAPVARSKQGQELDRVLRALGKD, from the coding sequence ATGCTGAGCAGACTGCGCGCGACATGTATCGGAGGGGTGGCCGCGATAGCGGTATCGGTGGCGACCGCCACTGCAGGCTGGGCGGAAACGCTGGCCGAGACGCTCTCCTATACCTACATCCACAGCGGCGTTGTGGAGCAGAACCGCGCGCTGCTGCGCGCCGCCGACGAGGATGTGGCGCAGGCGCTCGCCTCTCTGCGCCCGGTGCTGAACTGGTCCGGTTCGGTGCGGCGCCAGTACGGCACCGCGGGCGCCAGCGGCCTGACCTCGCGCAACATCACCCATGACGCGACCGTGGGCCTCACCGCCGAGATCGTCCTCTACGCCGGCGGCCGCAACCGTCTGGCCCTGGACGTGGCCAAGGAATCCGTGCTTGCGACGCGGGCCGACCTGCTTTCCGCCGAACAGAGCATCCTGCTGCGCGCGGCGAAGGCCTTCCTCGGGATCCGCGAATCCGCGCAGACCCTCGGCCTCCGTCAGAACAACGTCCGCGTCATCCGGCAGGAAGTGCGCGCCGCGCGCGACCGCTTCGACGTGGGCGAGGTGACCCGCACCGACGTCGCGCTGGCAGAGGCGCGCCTCGCCGCCGCCGTGGCCGCGCTGGCCGCCGCCGAAGGTTCGCTGATCCAGGCGGGCGAGGAATTCCACGCCGTCGTCGGCCGCGATCCCGGCAACCTCGTGACGCCGACCTCTCTGCCCTCGCTGCCCGCCAGCGTGGAAGAAGCGAAGCGGCAGGCGTTGCAGCGCCACCCCGACATGCACGCCGCGCAATATGCCGTGGCCGTTCAGGAACTGAACATCCTTATCGCCAAGGGCGCAATGAAGCCGTCCGTCTCGCTGCAGGGCACCTATGGCGTGACGGAGGAATTCGGCAACGACGACTTCTCGCGCGGCGGGTCGGTCTCGCTGCAGGCCAGCGGGCCGATCTACCAGGGCGGGGCGCTGGCCTCGGCGGTGCGTCAGGCCATGGCAGGGCGTGACCAGGCGCGTGCCAACCTGCATGTCGTCAGCCTTACCATCGAACAGCAGGTCGGCGTCGCCTACAGCGCGCTGCGGGTCGCCCGCGCCAACAAGACCTCCTTCGAAGAGCAGGTCCGCGCCGCGGAGACCGCCTTCCGCGGGGTCCGCGAGGAGGCTACGCTGGGCGCACGCACCACGCTGGACGTGCTCGACGCCGAACAGGAACTGCTCGACGCGCGGGCCAACCTGATCTCTGCCCAGATCTCGGAGTTCTCGGCGGCCTACGACGTTCTGGCCTCGCTTGGCCTGATGACGGCGGAGGCGCTGCGGCTGGACGTGCCGCACTTCGATCCGGCGGCCTACTACAACCTCGTCAAGACCGCGCCCGTGGCGCGCAGCAAGCAGGGTCAGGAACTGGACCGTGTCCTCCGCGCCCTCGGAAAAGACTAG
- a CDS encoding DUF6280 family protein, with protein MKDFVDGTAFNAEQGNRARKLFAAVVLAALDDAIADDKKYGNGPEQIARWARSRDGREVLSCAGIDPNERVVNGLMEFVSKGVRTSVALSREESERRHAAQQAEAA; from the coding sequence ATGAAGGATTTCGTTGACGGCACCGCATTCAACGCCGAGCAAGGCAACCGTGCCCGCAAGCTGTTTGCGGCCGTGGTTCTCGCCGCTCTGGACGATGCGATTGCCGATGACAAGAAGTATGGCAACGGGCCGGAGCAGATCGCCCGCTGGGCGCGTTCGCGCGACGGGCGCGAAGTTCTGTCCTGTGCCGGGATCGACCCGAACGAGCGTGTCGTGAACGGGCTGATGGAGTTTGTCTCGAAGGGCGTTCGTACGTCCGTTGCGCTGTCGCGCGAAGAGAGCGAGCGTCGTCATGCCGCTCAGCAGGCCGAAGCTGCCTGA
- the efp gene encoding elongation factor P, with protein sequence MPKINGNEIRPGNVLEHDGHLWAAVKVDHVKPGKGGAFAQVELKNLRNGSKLNERFRSADKVERVRLEQKDMQFLYETDGRLTFMDTETFEQVELDADILGERRPFLQDGMTIVVEFHESEALNATLPQKVICTIEETEPVVKGQTAANSFKPALLDNGVRVTVPPFVGTGEQIVVNTETMEYSERA encoded by the coding sequence ATGCCCAAGATCAACGGTAACGAGATCCGTCCAGGCAATGTTCTAGAGCATGACGGCCATCTTTGGGCCGCTGTGAAGGTCGATCACGTAAAGCCCGGCAAGGGCGGCGCTTTCGCCCAGGTCGAGCTCAAGAACCTTCGTAACGGGTCAAAACTTAACGAACGCTTTCGGTCCGCCGACAAAGTCGAGCGCGTGCGCCTCGAACAGAAGGACATGCAGTTCCTCTACGAGACCGACGGCCGCCTGACCTTCATGGACACGGAAACCTTCGAGCAGGTCGAGCTGGACGCCGACATCCTCGGCGAGCGTCGCCCGTTCCTGCAGGACGGCATGACCATCGTCGTGGAATTCCACGAATCCGAGGCGCTGAACGCCACGCTGCCGCAGAAGGTCATCTGCACCATCGAAGAGACCGAGCCGGTGGTGAAGGGCCAGACCGCGGCCAACAGCTTCAAGCCCGCGCTGCTCGACAACGGCGTGCGCGTGACGGTGCCCCCCTTCGTCGGCACCGGCGAGCAGATCGTCGTGAACACCGAGACCATGGAGTATTCGGAACGCGCATAA
- a CDS encoding GNAT family N-acetyltransferase, which produces MITEATQSDLGGLVPLFRSLNDLHAVHVPDRFHDAASDADLHEVLQGAWHAGSRFLVYRTEGVARGYLKWQMLPEGVAALERPRRTALLDHIWVEPIWRRRGLASRLIDRFERDSAGAGARGWTVRVHAFNAASAALMQRHGARLSVQSFDKCAAPARIGA; this is translated from the coding sequence ATGATTACCGAAGCCACGCAGAGCGACCTGGGCGGGCTTGTGCCGCTCTTCCGGTCCCTCAACGACCTGCACGCGGTCCACGTGCCCGACCGCTTCCACGATGCCGCCAGCGACGCGGACCTGCACGAGGTTCTGCAGGGCGCCTGGCACGCCGGGAGCCGGTTCCTCGTCTACCGCACCGAAGGCGTGGCGCGCGGCTACCTCAAGTGGCAGATGCTGCCCGAGGGCGTCGCCGCGCTGGAACGCCCCCGCCGCACGGCCCTTCTGGATCACATCTGGGTGGAACCGATCTGGCGGCGCCGGGGCCTGGCCTCGCGGCTCATCGACCGGTTCGAGCGGGACAGCGCAGGGGCAGGGGCGCGCGGCTGGACGGTGCGGGTGCATGCCTTCAACGCCGCTTCCGCCGCGCTGATGCAGCGCCACGGGGCCAGGCTGTCGGTGCAGTCCTTCGACAAATGCGCAGCGCCCGCCCGGATCGGTGCCTAG
- a CDS encoding fructosamine kinase family protein codes for MIPGPYLAATFETRVTAVRHLHGGDLSEVARVDLADGRRMAVKVGANVAVEARMLQAMDRTGAPVPRVLFQGRDILCLEWLEESPATDAGWHALGRGLRRLHATAGRSTGWPEGYAFGALRLDMTPRPDWPSFWCEARLLPFLPHLPAALARRVETLAGALPDRLEDVTPMLLHGDLWSGNALFSGDRAWLIDPACYFGDPEVDIAMLHLFGKPGPSFHDGYGELRRGHEARRPIYQLFPALVHLHLFGGSYFGLVERLLTLARV; via the coding sequence GTGATCCCCGGCCCCTACCTTGCCGCGACGTTCGAGACCCGTGTCACGGCGGTCCGCCACCTGCACGGCGGCGACCTGTCCGAGGTGGCCCGCGTCGACCTGGCCGACGGCCGCCGCATGGCGGTCAAGGTCGGCGCCAACGTGGCCGTCGAGGCGCGGATGCTGCAGGCCATGGACCGCACCGGCGCGCCGGTGCCGCGCGTGCTGTTCCAGGGCCGCGACATCCTCTGCCTCGAATGGCTGGAGGAAAGCCCCGCCACCGATGCCGGCTGGCACGCGCTGGGACGGGGGCTGCGGCGGCTGCACGCCACCGCGGGCCGCAGCACGGGATGGCCGGAGGGCTACGCCTTCGGGGCGCTGAGGCTCGACATGACGCCGCGCCCGGACTGGCCGTCGTTCTGGTGCGAGGCGCGGCTGCTGCCGTTCCTGCCGCACCTGCCCGCCGCCCTCGCCCGGCGGGTGGAGACGCTGGCCGGCGCCCTGCCCGACCGGCTGGAGGACGTGACGCCGATGCTGCTGCACGGCGACCTCTGGAGCGGCAACGCGCTGTTCTCCGGCGATCGGGCGTGGCTGATCGACCCGGCCTGCTACTTCGGCGACCCGGAGGTGGACATTGCCATGCTGCACCTGTTCGGCAAGCCGGGCCCGTCCTTTCACGACGGCTATGGCGAGTTGCGCCGCGGGCACGAGGCACGCCGCCCGATCTACCAATTGTTCCCCGCGCTGGTGCACCTGCACCTTTTCGGCGGCAGCTACTTCGGTCTGGTGGAGCGCCTGCTGACACTGGCGCGCGTCTAG
- a CDS encoding folate-binding protein YgfZ, with translation MTQESRTVLRVHGAKAREFLQGLVTNDVERLDEGLVYAALLTPQGKYRADFFLVPDGEDVLIDVEVALTVSLMQALSMYKLRTPVEITETDLVVTRGTGTPPEGAFADPRDPRLGWRGYAGQPAGEADWDALRVAACVPRAGVELTPDTFILEAGFERLNGVDFKKGCYVGQEVTARMKHKTELRKGLARVAIDGHAPVGTTIVSNGKEAGTLFTQAGNEAIAYLRFDRAGEDMMAGDVHVSMVG, from the coding sequence ATGACGCAAGAGAGCCGAACCGTCCTGAGGGTCCACGGCGCCAAGGCGCGGGAGTTCCTTCAGGGACTGGTGACAAACGACGTTGAGCGGCTGGACGAGGGGCTGGTCTATGCCGCCCTGCTGACGCCGCAGGGCAAGTACCGCGCCGATTTCTTCCTCGTCCCCGATGGCGAGGATGTCCTGATCGACGTGGAGGTGGCGCTGACGGTCAGCCTGATGCAGGCGCTGAGCATGTACAAGCTGCGCACGCCGGTGGAGATCACCGAGACCGACCTCGTGGTGACACGCGGCACGGGCACCCCGCCCGAGGGCGCCTTTGCCGATCCGCGCGATCCTCGGCTGGGCTGGCGCGGCTATGCCGGGCAACCCGCCGGCGAGGCCGACTGGGACGCGCTGCGCGTCGCCGCCTGCGTGCCGCGCGCCGGGGTGGAGCTGACACCGGACACCTTCATCCTGGAAGCCGGGTTCGAACGCCTGAACGGCGTCGATTTCAAGAAGGGCTGCTATGTCGGGCAGGAGGTCACCGCCCGGATGAAGCACAAGACGGAGCTGCGCAAGGGACTGGCGCGGGTCGCCATCGACGGCCACGCGCCGGTCGGCACGACGATCGTCAGCAACGGCAAGGAGGCGGGCACGCTGTTCACCCAAGCGGGCAACGAGGCCATCGCCTACCTGCGCTTCGACCGCGCCGGAGAGGACATGATGGCGGGCGACGTCCATGTGTCGATGGTCGGCTAG
- a CDS encoding TIGR04283 family arsenosugar biosynthesis glycosyltransferase produces MPAPITVLMPTLNAAADMPRALASLGEGLTEGLIRELIVSDGGSTDATLDIADAAGATIVTGPASRGGQLRRGAVRARADWLMVLHADTVLGQGWTRPAAEAIRHGQAGYFTLRFDATGLAPRVVAGWANLRARSFGLPYGDQGLLLPKALYDEVGGYPDIPLMEDVALARALKGQLKPLDVIATTSAERYRRQGWIVRGGRNLSTLTRYLAGADPETLARRYRS; encoded by the coding sequence ATGCCCGCTCCGATCACCGTCCTGATGCCAACCCTGAACGCGGCGGCCGACATGCCCCGCGCTCTGGCGTCGCTGGGCGAGGGGCTGACCGAAGGGCTGATCCGCGAACTGATCGTCAGCGACGGCGGCTCCACCGATGCGACGCTGGACATCGCCGATGCGGCGGGCGCCACGATCGTGACCGGCCCGGCCTCGCGCGGCGGGCAGTTGCGCCGCGGCGCGGTCCGGGCGCGGGCGGACTGGCTGATGGTGCTGCACGCCGACACCGTGCTGGGGCAGGGCTGGACCCGCCCCGCGGCCGAGGCCATCCGCCACGGGCAGGCGGGCTATTTCACCCTGCGCTTCGACGCCACGGGCCTCGCGCCGCGCGTCGTCGCGGGATGGGCCAACCTGCGGGCGCGGAGTTTCGGCCTGCCCTACGGCGATCAGGGCCTGCTGCTGCCGAAGGCGCTCTACGACGAGGTCGGCGGCTACCCGGACATCCCGCTGATGGAGGACGTGGCCCTCGCCCGCGCGCTGAAGGGTCAGCTGAAGCCGCTGGACGTCATCGCCACCACATCGGCAGAGCGGTATCGCAGGCAGGGGTGGATCGTGCGCGGCGGGCGCAACCTCTCGACACTGACCCGCTACCTCGCCGGTGCCGATCCGGAGACGCTGGCACGCCGCTACCGGAGCTGA
- a CDS encoding ABC transporter ATP-binding protein: MSEEAPIQTPPTRLLGWLWKRYLRKYWKLLTVALVFMALESSMTAGFAVMMEPLFDDVFSTDDRGALLRVGLIVLALFFFRAVSSVAQKVVLNRAAQRSMADIRQDMLEHLMRLDVSYHNEVGPGHLIQRVEGDVGAIAKVWSTVLTGAGRDALTFIWLFGVAMWTDWQWTLIALIGAPLMIAPGALLQRFVRNNARWVRNIAAGQSTRLNEVFHGITPVKLNQLETYQAKSYRKLAKKRILGETRSVAGQALMPSLIDIMSGIGFFGILYFAGREIQDGGKTIGEFMTFFTAIGMMFDPLRRLGAISGSWQVAAASIERVIEVMHTEPALKDPEHPLPAPTGTPRIDLRDVRLSYGDSKVLRGVTFSAEPGKTTALVGASGAGKSTIFHLLTRLVDPQEGAVTIGGTEVSAMRLADLRGMISTVSQEALLFDETLRSNIVLDRKVTEEQLQAALKAAHVQDFLPRLANGLDTRVGPRGSTLSGGQRQRVAIARAVLRDTPVLLLDEATSALDTQSEAIVQAALEELAVGRTTIVIAHRLSTVRNADKIVVMDAGRVVEEGTHDALLEKGGAYAALYRMQFETRKAGDAADADEGASATGTA; the protein is encoded by the coding sequence ATGAGCGAGGAAGCCCCGATACAGACCCCGCCCACGCGGCTTCTGGGCTGGTTGTGGAAGCGTTACCTCCGGAAGTACTGGAAACTCCTGACCGTCGCGCTGGTGTTCATGGCGCTCGAAAGCTCCATGACCGCGGGTTTCGCGGTGATGATGGAGCCGCTCTTCGACGACGTGTTCTCGACCGACGACCGCGGCGCATTGCTGCGCGTGGGGCTGATCGTGCTGGCGCTGTTCTTCTTCCGCGCCGTGTCGAGCGTGGCGCAGAAGGTGGTGCTGAACCGTGCCGCGCAGCGCAGCATGGCCGACATCCGGCAGGACATGCTGGAGCATCTGATGCGGCTCGACGTGTCCTATCACAACGAGGTCGGCCCGGGGCACCTGATCCAGCGGGTCGAGGGCGACGTGGGCGCCATCGCCAAGGTCTGGAGCACGGTGCTGACCGGCGCCGGGCGCGACGCGCTGACCTTCATCTGGCTCTTCGGCGTGGCGATGTGGACGGACTGGCAGTGGACGCTGATCGCGCTGATCGGTGCGCCGCTGATGATCGCGCCGGGCGCCCTGCTCCAGCGTTTCGTGCGCAACAACGCCCGCTGGGTGCGCAACATCGCCGCCGGTCAGTCGACCCGGCTGAACGAGGTCTTCCACGGCATCACCCCGGTGAAGCTGAACCAGCTCGAAACCTATCAGGCCAAGAGCTACCGCAAGCTGGCCAAGAAGCGCATCCTGGGCGAGACGCGCTCGGTCGCCGGTCAGGCGCTGATGCCGTCGCTGATCGACATCATGTCGGGCATCGGCTTCTTCGGCATCCTGTATTTCGCGGGCCGCGAGATCCAGGACGGCGGCAAGACCATCGGCGAGTTCATGACCTTCTTCACCGCCATCGGCATGATGTTCGATCCGCTGCGCCGCCTCGGCGCGATCAGCGGGTCCTGGCAGGTCGCCGCCGCCAGCATCGAACGGGTGATCGAGGTGATGCACACCGAGCCCGCGCTGAAGGACCCGGAGCATCCGCTGCCGGCGCCCACGGGCACCCCGCGCATCGACCTGCGCGACGTGCGCCTGTCCTACGGCGACAGCAAGGTGCTGCGCGGCGTGACCTTCAGCGCCGAGCCGGGCAAGACGACGGCGCTGGTCGGCGCATCGGGGGCGGGCAAATCCACCATCTTCCACCTGCTGACCCGGCTGGTCGATCCGCAGGAGGGCGCGGTCACCATCGGCGGAACCGAGGTCTCGGCCATGCGGCTGGCGGACCTGCGCGGCATGATCTCGACCGTCAGCCAGGAGGCGCTGCTGTTCGACGAGACGCTGCGCTCCAACATCGTGCTGGACCGCAAGGTGACCGAAGAGCAGTTGCAGGCCGCGCTGAAGGCCGCGCATGTGCAGGACTTCCTGCCGCGGCTGGCAAACGGGCTGGACACGCGGGTCGGGCCGCGCGGATCGACGCTTTCGGGCGGGCAGCGGCAGCGGGTGGCCATCGCGCGGGCGGTACTGCGCGACACGCCGGTGCTGCTGCTGGACGAGGCGACAAGCGCGCTCGACACCCAGTCGGAGGCCATCGTGCAGGCGGCGCTGGAGGAACTGGCGGTCGGGCGGACGACCATCGTGATCGCCCACCGGCTGTCCACCGTGCGCAACGCCGACAAGATCGTGGTGATGGACGCGGGCCGGGTTGTCGAGGAAGGCACCCATGACGCGCTGCTGGAAAAGGGCGGCGCCTATGCCGCGCTCTACCGGATGCAGTTCGAGACGCGGAAGGCCGGGGACGCCGCCGACGCGGACGAAGGGGCTTCTGCCACCGGAACGGCCTGA
- a CDS encoding tyrosine-protein phosphatase, giving the protein MLARLRDKLDKAERRLRHSFGTDITDPKARRWSTLHFHLFDHAFLRILWTNFFEIAPGVYRSNQPTHGRFERYAKMGIKTVINLRGPDKRAQYLFEKESCEALGLTLVDAKLWARTAAPRSKIVAVIDALRAAEKPMMFHCKSGADRAGFVAAMYLLIFEDAPIEVAQKQLGLKYIHLDFTKTGVQDYILRVYGARLALGQIGFEEWIRHEYRANPLQEGWEARQPEAEVAQRLMTERDA; this is encoded by the coding sequence ATGCTGGCACGACTGCGCGACAAACTGGACAAGGCGGAACGTCGCCTGCGCCATTCCTTCGGCACCGACATCACGGATCCGAAGGCGCGGCGCTGGTCGACGCTGCATTTCCACCTGTTCGACCATGCCTTTCTGCGCATCCTGTGGACCAACTTCTTCGAGATCGCGCCGGGGGTGTACCGGTCGAACCAGCCCACGCACGGCCGGTTCGAGCGTTATGCGAAGATGGGGATAAAGACGGTCATCAACCTGCGCGGCCCGGACAAGCGGGCGCAGTACCTTTTCGAGAAGGAAAGCTGCGAGGCGCTGGGGCTGACGCTGGTCGATGCGAAGCTCTGGGCGCGCACGGCGGCGCCGCGCAGCAAGATCGTGGCGGTGATCGACGCCCTGCGCGCCGCCGAGAAACCGATGATGTTCCACTGCAAGTCCGGTGCGGACCGCGCGGGCTTCGTCGCCGCGATGTACCTGCTGATCTTCGAGGACGCGCCGATCGAGGTCGCGCAGAAGCAGCTTGGCCTGAAGTACATCCACCTCGACTTCACCAAGACCGGCGTGCAGGACTACATCCTGCGGGTTTATGGCGCACGTCTGGCGCTGGGACAGATCGGTTTCGAGGAGTGGATCCGGCACGAATACCGCGCCAATCCCCTGCAGGAAGGCTGGGAGGCGCGCCAGCCCGAGGCCGAGGTCGCGCAGCGCCTGATGACGGAGCGCGACGCATGA
- a CDS encoding alanine--glyoxylate aminotransferase family protein yields MTLSQGRAHVAIPGPSVMPDAVLQAMHRPAPDIYSGDLHGMVDSLVPDLRYVAGTKGHVAMYICNGHGAWEASLSNVVAPGETVLVPACGRFGLGWAEVARGLGIEVDLIDHGRQRPIDPELVREALRADKGQKIKAVLAVHTDTSSSVRSDIAALRRVLDEEGHPALLMADCVASMACDEFRMDDWGADVAITGSQKGLMVPPGMAFVFFNDKAKAVRAAMPRVTNYWDWTQRAEPEMFYQYFGGTAPTHHLYGLRAALDMIRAEGMEAIWNRHARLAAALWAAVEHWGQDGPFKLNIADPAHRSHAVTAMAIGKGNADRLRKWSSEEAGVTLGVGLGVTDPDDPTASGYFRIGHMGHINAHMMLGTLGVIETGLKVLKIPHTPGGVAQAAEVLAAG; encoded by the coding sequence ATGACACTTTCACAGGGGCGTGCCCACGTTGCGATTCCCGGCCCTTCGGTGATGCCGGACGCGGTGCTGCAGGCGATGCACCGCCCGGCGCCCGACATCTACTCGGGCGATCTGCACGGCATGGTCGACAGCCTCGTGCCCGACCTGCGCTACGTGGCGGGCACGAAGGGCCATGTCGCCATGTACATCTGCAACGGCCACGGCGCGTGGGAGGCCTCGTTGTCGAACGTGGTGGCACCGGGCGAAACCGTGCTGGTGCCCGCCTGCGGCCGCTTCGGCCTCGGCTGGGCCGAGGTGGCGCGCGGCCTCGGGATCGAGGTCGACCTGATCGACCACGGCCGCCAGCGTCCCATCGACCCGGAACTGGTGCGTGAAGCCCTCCGCGCCGACAAGGGCCAGAAGATCAAGGCCGTGCTGGCGGTGCACACCGACACCTCTTCGTCGGTCCGCTCCGACATCGCCGCGCTGCGCAGGGTGCTGGACGAGGAAGGGCACCCCGCGCTGCTGATGGCGGACTGCGTGGCCTCGATGGCCTGCGACGAGTTCCGCATGGACGACTGGGGCGCCGACGTGGCGATCACCGGCTCGCAGAAGGGGCTGATGGTACCGCCGGGCATGGCCTTCGTGTTCTTCAACGACAAGGCCAAGGCGGTGCGCGCCGCCATGCCCCGGGTCACCAACTACTGGGACTGGACGCAGCGCGCCGAGCCCGAGATGTTCTACCAGTACTTCGGCGGCACCGCGCCGACGCACCACCTCTATGGCCTGCGCGCCGCGCTCGACATGATCCGCGCCGAGGGGATGGAGGCGATCTGGAACCGCCACGCACGGCTGGCCGCCGCGCTCTGGGCCGCGGTGGAACATTGGGGACAGGACGGCCCCTTCAAGCTGAACATCGCCGACCCCGCGCACCGCTCGCACGCGGTGACGGCCATGGCGATCGGCAAGGGCAACGCCGACCGGCTGCGCAAATGGTCCTCGGAAGAGGCGGGGGTGACGCTGGGCGTTGGCCTCGGCGTGACCGACCCGGACGACCCCACCGCGTCTGGCTATTTCCGCATCGGCCACATGGGCCACATCAACGCGCACATGATGCTGGGTACGCTGGGCGTGATCGAGACCGGGCTGAAGGTGCTGAAGATCCCGCACACCCCCGGCGGCGTGGCGCAGGCGGCAGAGGTGCTGGCCGCCGGCTGA